A genomic region of Gossypium hirsutum isolate 1008001.06 chromosome D01, Gossypium_hirsutum_v2.1, whole genome shotgun sequence contains the following coding sequences:
- the LOC107922343 gene encoding alcohol dehydrogenase class-P: MSTAGQVIRCKAAVAWEAGKPLSIEEVEVAPPQKHEVRIKILFTALCHTDVYYWECKGYTPLFPRILGHEASGIVESVGEGVNDLKPGDHVLPIFTGECKECRHCLSEESNNMCELLRINCDRGVMLADGKTRFSINGKPIYHFVGTSTFSQYTVVHVGQVAKISPTAPLDKVCPISCGICTGFGATVNVAKPKKGQTVAVFGLGAVGLAAAEGARVCGASRIIAVDVNPRRFEEAKRFGITEFVNPKDYDKPVQEVIVEMTGGGVDRSVECTGSVQAMISAFECVHDGWGVCVLVGVPKKDDAFKTHPMNLLSERTLKGAFYGNYKPRTDIPMVVDKYLNKELGLDMDKFITHSVPFADINKAFDYMLQGIGLRCMIHLDA; the protein is encoded by the exons ATGAGCACTGCTGGTCAGGTTATTCGTTGCAAAG CTGCGGTGGCATGGGAGGCGGGGAAGCCACTATCGATAGAAGAAGTGGAAGTGGCACCACCCCAAAAGCATGAAGTCCGTATTAAGATTCTCTTCACTGCTTTATGTCACACTGATGTATACTACTGGGAGTGTAAG GGTTACACTCCTCTGTTTCCTCGTATACTTGGTCATGAAGCCTCAGG GATCGTGGAGAGTGTGGGTGAGGGTGTGAATGATTTGAAACCTGGAGATCATGTGCTCCCTATCTTCACCGGAGAATGCAAAGAATGTCGCCACTGTCTGTCAGAAGAAAGCAATAACATGTGCGAACTGCTTAGGATCAACTGCGACCGAGGTGTTATGCTTGCTGATGGGAAAACCAGATTTTCCATCAACGGCAAGCCTATCTACCACTTTGTTGGAACCTCGACCTTTAGCCAATATACTGTCGTCCATGTTGGCCAGGTTGCCAAGATCAGTCCAACCGCCCCTCTTGATAAAGTCTGTCCCATTAGCTGTGGGATATGTACAGGTTTTGGGGCCACTGTGAATGTTGCTAAACCCAAAAAGGGTCAAACTGTTGCAGTTTTTGGACTGGGTGCCGTTGGTCTTGCC GCCGCTGAAGGTGCAAGGGTTTGTGGGGCTTCTCGGATCATCGCTGTTGATGTGAACCCCAGAAGATTTGAAGAAG CTAAGAGGTTTGGGATTACAGAATTTGTGAATCCAAAAGACTACGACAAGCCAGTTCAAGAGGTGATTGTGGAGATGACCGGCGGAGGAGTGGATCGCAGTGTGGAGTGTACAGGGAGCGTCCAAGCCATGATTTCCGCTTTTGAATGCGTCCATGAT GGTTGGGGTGTTTGTGTGCTGGTGGGTGTGCCAAAGAAAGACGATGCATTCAAAACTCATCCAATGAATCTACTAAGTGAGAGGACCCTTAAGGGTGCTTTTTATGGCAACTATAAACCACGCACTGATATTCCCATGGTTGTCGACAAATATTTGAACAAG GAGCTGGGGCTGGATATGGACAAGTTCATCACACACTCTGTGCCTTTTGCCGATATTAACAAGGCATTCGACTACATGCTCCAGGGTATAGGTCTGAGATGCATGATTCATTTGGATGCTTAA